In the genome of Pseudoglutamicibacter cumminsii, one region contains:
- a CDS encoding 4-hydroxybenzoate 3-monooxygenase, translating into MAPTIEKTQVGIVGGGPAGLMLSHLLSQQGIKNIVIEKRDHETIANTHRAGILETGAVKMLTETGVDSRVKTRGYEHEGIDLRFNGESHRINFKELIDATVWLYPQNDVFVDLAATRERDGGDVRFSCNVTEVLDHLTDTPKIRYTDSEGGEHEIHCDILVGADGSQSTCRRSIPKEERSENFIEYPFAWFGILTEAPPSAPELIYANSPHGFALISQRNEEVQRMYFQCDPEENVDDWDEERIWAELQRRVDGPDGFQLKRGPIFEKVVLKFRSYVGEPMRYGNMFLAGDAGHTVPPTGAKGLNLAFADVQVLFDALKAHFIDGNSEGLDGYSDKALKRVWKAQNFSYWMTQMLHTRKDATPFETKRALGELNTVVSSKYGQSYLAESYTGWPHEN; encoded by the coding sequence GTGGCACCAACCATTGAAAAAACCCAAGTAGGTATCGTCGGCGGCGGCCCCGCCGGCCTCATGCTCTCCCACCTGCTCTCCCAGCAGGGCATCAAGAACATCGTGATCGAAAAACGCGATCACGAAACCATCGCGAACACCCACCGCGCTGGCATCCTCGAAACCGGTGCCGTGAAAATGCTGACCGAAACCGGCGTGGACTCCCGCGTGAAGACCCGCGGCTACGAACACGAAGGCATCGACCTTCGCTTCAACGGTGAATCCCACCGCATCAATTTCAAAGAACTCATCGACGCCACCGTGTGGCTGTACCCGCAGAACGACGTGTTCGTCGACCTCGCAGCAACCCGCGAACGCGATGGCGGCGACGTCCGCTTCTCATGCAACGTCACCGAAGTCTTGGATCACCTCACCGACACCCCGAAGATCCGCTACACGGACAGCGAGGGCGGCGAACACGAGATCCACTGCGACATCCTCGTAGGCGCAGACGGCTCCCAGAGCACGTGCCGCCGCTCCATCCCGAAAGAGGAACGCAGCGAAAACTTCATTGAGTACCCGTTCGCTTGGTTCGGCATCCTCACCGAAGCCCCACCAAGCGCTCCGGAGCTGATCTACGCGAACTCCCCACACGGATTCGCCCTGATCTCGCAGCGCAACGAAGAAGTTCAGCGCATGTACTTCCAGTGCGACCCTGAAGAGAACGTTGACGACTGGGATGAGGAACGCATCTGGGCCGAACTGCAGCGCCGCGTCGACGGCCCGGACGGCTTCCAGCTCAAGCGCGGCCCGATCTTCGAAAAAGTTGTGCTGAAGTTCCGCTCCTACGTAGGCGAACCGATGCGTTACGGCAACATGTTCCTTGCCGGCGACGCCGGGCACACCGTCCCACCGACCGGCGCTAAAGGCCTCAACTTGGCTTTCGCTGACGTACAGGTGCTGTTCGATGCGCTCAAGGCCCACTTCATCGACGGCAACTCCGAAGGCCTCGACGGCTACTCGGATAAGGCGCTCAAGCGCGTGTGGAAGGCACAGAACTTCTCTTACTGGATGACCCAGATGCTGCACACCCGCAAGGACGCCACCCCATTCGAAACCAAGCGTGCCCTCGGCGAGCTGAACACCGTCGTCAGCTCCAAGTACGGGCAGTCCTACCTGGCTGAGTCCTACACCGGCTGGCCACACGAAAACTAA
- a CDS encoding lyase family protein: MRVPNADYGVLSPAWAGSQTAALASDHAFIQALLDVERAWSVVLADAGLIPGEHLAPINEAADAGAYDLDAIAAAAVGGGNPLIPLLNAYRAKVAESDPAAASSIHIGATSQDIMDTAMMLLIRRAGAQTLATVKQAVVALENLAREHRDTPMVARSLTQHSLPATFGWRVSHWLQALAQAGQHLQETLAQTALQWGGAAGTRASLQDFLTRAGRSGGADTASTVTADELIANLADKLGLQNPPPWQANRIPVLVQANSFAQLAAACGKIANDVLISARSENGELGEPLAAGRGVSSAMPHKQNPVLSVLIKNAALTAPQLLAQVYTGASANVEERADGGWHTEWEALRGLVRTSGAAAEKTHELVSGLRVFPDRMAENLARHGELLATERMVAHLAPRLEETGHADAGQGKKQLQGLISRALSEGTPLKPLLLAELPRDVVTETDLNDLLDPTAYTGDATKLVDHIISTYTDWSHS, encoded by the coding sequence ATGCGCGTGCCGAATGCTGACTACGGAGTCCTCAGCCCCGCGTGGGCTGGGAGCCAGACGGCCGCGCTCGCTAGCGATCACGCGTTCATCCAGGCACTGCTCGATGTGGAGCGGGCTTGGTCTGTTGTGCTCGCCGATGCGGGTCTCATTCCGGGTGAGCATCTCGCCCCGATCAATGAGGCCGCTGATGCTGGCGCATATGATCTCGATGCGATTGCCGCCGCCGCTGTGGGCGGCGGCAATCCGCTGATCCCGTTACTGAACGCCTACCGCGCTAAGGTCGCGGAGAGTGACCCAGCCGCCGCATCGAGCATCCACATTGGCGCGACGAGCCAAGACATCATGGACACCGCCATGATGCTGCTCATCCGGCGTGCGGGCGCACAGACCCTGGCCACGGTGAAGCAGGCCGTGGTCGCTTTGGAGAACCTGGCCCGCGAACACCGGGACACCCCGATGGTCGCGCGCTCGCTGACCCAGCATTCGCTTCCGGCGACGTTCGGTTGGCGGGTCAGCCACTGGCTCCAAGCCCTCGCGCAAGCCGGCCAGCATCTCCAAGAAACCCTCGCGCAGACCGCGCTGCAGTGGGGCGGCGCGGCCGGAACGCGTGCCTCGCTCCAAGACTTCCTGACCCGCGCTGGACGCTCCGGCGGCGCTGACACCGCCAGCACCGTCACCGCTGACGAACTGATCGCCAACCTCGCGGACAAGCTGGGCCTCCAGAACCCGCCGCCGTGGCAAGCCAACCGCATCCCAGTCCTGGTGCAGGCGAACTCTTTCGCGCAACTCGCGGCGGCGTGCGGCAAGATCGCCAATGACGTCCTCATCAGTGCGCGTAGCGAAAACGGCGAACTCGGGGAGCCTCTCGCTGCAGGCCGCGGGGTCTCCTCCGCTATGCCGCACAAGCAAAACCCGGTGCTGTCCGTGCTCATCAAGAACGCCGCCCTGACTGCGCCGCAGCTGCTCGCGCAGGTGTACACGGGCGCCTCCGCCAACGTCGAGGAGCGTGCCGATGGCGGCTGGCACACCGAATGGGAGGCCCTGCGTGGGCTGGTCCGCACGAGTGGAGCGGCCGCCGAAAAGACCCACGAGCTGGTCTCCGGCTTGCGCGTGTTCCCTGACCGCATGGCCGAAAACCTTGCCCGCCACGGTGAGCTGCTGGCCACCGAACGCATGGTCGCGCATCTTGCGCCGCGGCTGGAAGAAACCGGGCATGCCGATGCAGGGCAAGGCAAGAAGCAGCTGCAGGGCCTGATCTCTCGCGCACTTTCAGAAGGCACCCCGCTCAAGCCGCTCTTGCTGGCGGAACTGCCGCGGGACGTCGTCACCGAAACAGATTTGAACGACTTGCTGGACCCCACCGCCTACACCGGGGACGCCACCAAGCTCGTTGACCACATCATCTCCACCTACACCGACTGGAGTCATTCATGA
- a CDS encoding MFS transporter has product MSLDTRKVEVKTLPPLDSSDPANWTSRKRTTYGWSVAVMLLILMMISWADKAILGIVAIPLMRDLGITPEQFGLLGSGVFLLFGVAQFVAAPIANRIQAKWILLFLCLVWSIAQVPVILFASLPALWLSRIVLGAGEGPLAPITMHAVYKWFPAKRSATPAALASAGVTLGIVAFAPVIAWITATYGWKSAFVFVALVGVVWAVLWLFMGKEGPYTSVEAEHKIEGTKPDETTVAADSKVKYLKSFLTPSWLLAVLCSFLGYWTFTVAMTWLPAFFETVYGMSTQKAGSMIALPAIWGTICTVGLSWLTQFLGNRGIATRFSRGWVLGLAAAFSGAMVLAGTWAHNPTLALVFFTFGFGTAPALFAVTYLVAAETTSIAQRGAVLQITNAFLTSGGLFAPAIVGLIVGAAATPALGYEHSFVLTGTMMVIAGILGCIGINQQRDRRKLGLDAPVAAAQ; this is encoded by the coding sequence ATGTCACTCGATACTCGAAAAGTCGAGGTGAAAACCCTCCCGCCTCTTGATAGCTCGGATCCAGCTAACTGGACCTCGCGTAAACGAACTACTTACGGCTGGTCAGTCGCTGTCATGTTGCTGATCCTGATGATGATCAGCTGGGCCGATAAGGCGATTCTTGGCATTGTCGCTATTCCCCTCATGAGGGACCTCGGCATCACGCCTGAACAGTTTGGTCTGTTGGGTAGCGGCGTGTTTTTGCTCTTCGGGGTAGCTCAATTTGTGGCTGCACCGATCGCAAACCGGATTCAGGCCAAGTGGATTCTGCTGTTCCTGTGCCTGGTCTGGTCCATCGCCCAGGTTCCGGTCATCCTGTTCGCTTCCCTGCCGGCACTGTGGCTCAGCCGCATCGTCCTCGGGGCCGGCGAAGGCCCTCTGGCGCCGATCACGATGCACGCTGTCTACAAGTGGTTCCCGGCCAAGCGATCCGCAACTCCGGCGGCTCTGGCTTCCGCTGGCGTGACGCTCGGCATCGTCGCATTCGCGCCAGTTATCGCATGGATTACCGCTACCTACGGCTGGAAGTCGGCCTTCGTTTTCGTTGCCTTGGTCGGTGTCGTCTGGGCGGTTCTCTGGCTCTTCATGGGCAAGGAAGGCCCATATACCTCGGTTGAAGCTGAGCACAAAATCGAAGGCACCAAGCCAGACGAGACGACGGTCGCCGCCGACTCCAAGGTCAAGTACCTCAAGTCTTTCCTGACACCGAGTTGGCTGCTCGCGGTCCTCTGCTCGTTCCTCGGCTACTGGACCTTCACGGTAGCGATGACGTGGTTGCCCGCCTTCTTTGAAACCGTGTACGGAATGTCCACGCAGAAGGCCGGCTCCATGATCGCGTTGCCAGCGATCTGGGGCACGATCTGCACGGTTGGTTTGAGCTGGCTGACGCAGTTCCTTGGCAACCGCGGAATCGCTACACGATTCTCGCGCGGCTGGGTGCTGGGCCTCGCCGCTGCCTTCTCCGGGGCCATGGTGCTTGCGGGAACGTGGGCACACAACCCAACGCTTGCGCTGGTGTTCTTCACCTTCGGTTTCGGCACCGCACCTGCCCTGTTCGCTGTCACCTACCTCGTCGCCGCTGAGACGACGAGCATCGCTCAACGTGGAGCGGTACTGCAGATCACCAACGCGTTCCTGACCTCGGGCGGGCTGTTCGCACCTGCGATTGTGGGTCTGATTGTTGGTGCAGCGGCAACCCCTGCTTTGGGCTACGAACACTCATTCGTCCTGACAGGCACGATGATGGTAATCGCCGGCATCCTCGGCTGCATCGGCATCAACCAGCAGCGCGACCGCCGCAAGCTCGGCCTCGACGCGCCCGTAGCGGCCGCTCAGTAA
- the pcaH gene encoding protocatechuate 3,4-dioxygenase subunit beta → MADDKLPVLDPLASGDSQEQISQEMADIHAEYEAAKKADPSKEETQPRVNFPPYRSSLLRHPTKSMHHADPETIELWSPAFGHRDVHPLEADLTIQGNGEPIGERIKIRGKVLDGDGRPVRGQLIEIWQANAAGRYVHKRDQHPAPIDPNFTGIGRAITGQDGSYEFTTIKPAPYPWKNHHNAWRPAHVHFSLFGTDFTQRMITQMYFPGDPLFSLDPIYQAITDQKARDRLVANYDHSVTSHEWNTGYQWDIILTGSNRTWMEDGEDHA, encoded by the coding sequence ATGGCAGATGATAAGTTGCCTGTGCTTGACCCGCTGGCCTCCGGCGACTCGCAAGAGCAGATCAGCCAAGAGATGGCAGACATCCACGCAGAATACGAGGCCGCCAAGAAGGCGGACCCGAGCAAAGAAGAAACGCAGCCACGCGTGAACTTCCCGCCATACCGGTCCTCGCTGCTGCGCCACCCAACCAAGAGCATGCACCACGCCGACCCAGAAACCATCGAACTGTGGTCCCCGGCCTTCGGCCACCGCGACGTGCACCCGCTCGAAGCCGACCTCACCATCCAAGGCAACGGCGAACCAATCGGCGAGCGCATCAAGATCCGCGGCAAGGTGCTCGACGGTGACGGCCGCCCGGTGCGTGGCCAGCTCATCGAAATCTGGCAGGCCAACGCCGCCGGCCGCTACGTGCACAAGCGCGACCAGCATCCGGCGCCGATCGACCCTAACTTCACCGGCATCGGCCGCGCCATCACCGGCCAGGACGGCTCCTACGAGTTCACGACCATCAAGCCGGCACCGTACCCGTGGAAGAACCACCACAACGCGTGGCGCCCAGCGCACGTGCACTTCTCGCTGTTCGGTACGGACTTCACGCAACGCATGATCACCCAGATGTACTTCCCGGGCGATCCGCTGTTCTCGCTGGACCCGATCTACCAGGCGATCACTGACCAAAAGGCGCGCGACCGCCTCGTCGCTAACTACGACCACTCCGTGACCAGCCACGAATGGAACACCGGATACCAATGGGACATCATCCTTACCGGTTCCAACCGGACCTGGATGGAGGACGGAGAAGACCATGCCTAA
- a CDS encoding aldo/keto reductase, with amino-acid sequence MELTTANGTKIPALAFGTWPLQGAEATEAVRHALELGYRHIDTAEAYENEDAVGAGLRASGLDRSDIFLTTKFQKKWHGRTEVRQALEGTLSRLGLDTIDLYLVHWPNPDQDRYVEACQGLEDLRAQGKIRNWGVSNFKPHHLQRVLDAGLAPQVNQISVNPYGPQTEIQKFNTEHNVLTAAYSPLGRGGELLTDPTLTRIGEEHGKSPAQVVLRWHLQQGRIAVPRSGNPERQAENLAALDFELTPAELDAIDALNRNDAPRLDADEFGH; translated from the coding sequence ATGGAACTGACCACCGCCAACGGCACTAAGATCCCCGCACTCGCATTCGGCACGTGGCCACTCCAAGGTGCGGAAGCCACCGAGGCCGTCCGCCACGCCCTCGAACTCGGCTACCGCCACATCGACACCGCGGAAGCCTACGAAAACGAAGACGCCGTCGGCGCGGGCTTGCGCGCCAGCGGCCTCGACCGCAGCGACATCTTCCTCACCACCAAATTCCAGAAGAAATGGCACGGACGCACCGAAGTCCGGCAGGCACTCGAAGGCACCCTCTCACGGCTCGGCCTCGACACCATCGACCTCTACCTCGTCCACTGGCCCAACCCAGACCAAGACCGCTACGTTGAAGCGTGCCAAGGCCTCGAAGACCTCCGCGCGCAAGGCAAGATCCGCAACTGGGGTGTCTCCAACTTCAAGCCACACCACCTCCAGCGGGTCCTCGACGCCGGCCTGGCTCCACAAGTAAACCAGATCTCCGTCAACCCCTACGGCCCGCAAACCGAAATCCAGAAGTTCAACACCGAACACAACGTGCTGACTGCGGCCTACTCACCACTCGGCCGCGGCGGCGAGCTCCTCACCGACCCAACACTGACCCGCATCGGCGAAGAACACGGCAAGAGCCCCGCCCAGGTCGTGTTGCGCTGGCACCTGCAGCAAGGCCGCATCGCAGTTCCACGCTCAGGCAACCCGGAGCGCCAAGCCGAAAACCTCGCCGCGCTCGACTTCGAACTCACCCCAGCCGAGCTGGACGCGATCGACGCCCTTAACCGCAACGACGCCCCACGCCTCGACGCCGACGAGTTCGGTCACTAG
- a CDS encoding GNAT family N-acetyltransferase produces the protein MGPAENFRFDTAELSGGGVVLRHFRESDADDLLATCQDPAVVEWTQVPLSYTREMALEWCRQAPATRWVITVPDGSVPDSPARGRFMGQIELRVHNEHYVSIGYMTAPWARGRGLMTEAVRLVTAWALEREAARVELCVHPDNAASRRVAEKAGYTNEGVRRNGEVLRGEVRDLVVYSAIPAAH, from the coding sequence ATGGGACCTGCAGAGAATTTTCGTTTCGATACCGCCGAGTTGTCCGGCGGCGGCGTGGTGCTGCGCCACTTCCGCGAGTCCGATGCGGACGATCTCTTAGCCACATGCCAGGACCCTGCGGTGGTTGAGTGGACGCAGGTGCCCTTGAGCTATACGCGTGAGATGGCGCTCGAATGGTGCAGGCAGGCGCCAGCAACGCGTTGGGTCATTACCGTCCCCGACGGCTCAGTTCCCGACAGCCCGGCGCGCGGCCGGTTCATGGGGCAGATCGAGCTACGAGTCCACAACGAGCACTACGTGTCCATCGGCTACATGACAGCCCCCTGGGCGCGCGGGCGCGGCCTCATGACCGAGGCGGTCCGGTTGGTGACGGCGTGGGCTCTGGAGCGCGAGGCGGCCCGGGTTGAACTGTGTGTTCACCCGGACAACGCGGCGTCCCGAAGGGTCGCCGAAAAAGCCGGTTACACGAATGAGGGCGTTCGCCGTAACGGTGAGGTCCTGCGCGGTGAGGTCCGTGACCTCGTGGTGTATTCCGCGATCCCAGCCGCACACTGA
- a CDS encoding IclR family transcriptional regulator: protein MANSPSGDSMLERIIRILSAFDAHRPVLSVSALANRADIPLATCYRLVNQMCDAQLLRKDADGNIGPGMRLWELASRSSPARDLRAAAMPFLDDVQAVFRQHTQLAVLDGDEVLVLERLSSRNSVVNKATIAGRMPLHQVSLGLSMLAFQPQAAIDAYLRQHPEAADISYTNTGNLRTTLATIRQRGYAQLDGMVDHDTAGAAVPVFAALTGRDRNKVIASIGVVVPIDFEQRGALVPVLLAASRGLTRALSAPEPEEDQ, encoded by the coding sequence ATGGCAAACTCCCCCTCCGGGGATTCGATGCTGGAGAGGATCATCCGCATCCTCTCCGCTTTCGATGCGCACCGGCCTGTGCTCTCGGTGTCCGCTCTGGCGAACCGCGCTGACATCCCCCTGGCTACGTGCTACCGGCTCGTGAACCAGATGTGCGATGCCCAGTTGCTCCGCAAGGACGCGGACGGCAACATCGGGCCCGGCATGCGGCTGTGGGAGCTCGCCTCCCGCTCCTCCCCGGCGCGCGACCTCCGCGCCGCGGCCATGCCTTTCCTCGACGACGTCCAGGCAGTCTTCCGCCAGCACACCCAGCTTGCAGTCCTAGATGGCGATGAGGTGCTCGTCTTGGAACGGTTATCCTCCCGTAATTCGGTGGTCAACAAAGCCACGATCGCCGGTCGTATGCCGCTCCACCAGGTCTCCCTCGGGTTGTCCATGCTCGCCTTCCAGCCGCAAGCCGCCATCGACGCCTACCTGCGGCAACATCCCGAAGCCGCAGACATCTCTTATACGAACACCGGAAACCTGCGCACCACGCTGGCCACCATCCGCCAACGCGGCTACGCACAACTGGACGGCATGGTCGACCACGACACCGCAGGCGCAGCCGTGCCCGTCTTCGCGGCACTCACCGGGCGTGACCGTAACAAGGTGATCGCCTCCATCGGCGTCGTGGTGCCCATCGACTTCGAACAACGCGGAGCCCTCGTCCCCGTGCTGCTGGCCGCAAGCCGCGGCCTGACCCGCGCCCTCTCGGCCCCGGAACCGGAAGAAGATCAGTAA
- a CDS encoding maleylacetate reductase, translating into MFSDATLGQKVCFGAGEAARFLREVVAELGAERVMVIASGSQREVARRIAADVPVAVWHDEVRMHVPKDVADRARDVAAEVAADAVVSVGGGSATGLAKAVALQHKIPVIAVPTTFSGSEATAMWGETSEGRKVTGVDDAVRPFAVIYDAKLLAGLPVELEVSSCLNAVAHCVDSMWAPRANPLNQAIAIEGLRALTESMPRIVSSRVGLCVDAEADTDAGVPDVGALGQALYGAYLAGVAFASAGSGLHHKLCHVIGGAFDTPHALTHATVLPYVLAFNAPAVPDVAARLAGALGGDASADDPAAEAVDALLRLYERVDAQTGLAGQGANGRSSNKQGFDAAGVDRAVELAWGAIPEGNPREVTQDSLRGLLLRVAEGA; encoded by the coding sequence GTGTTTTCTGATGCAACGTTGGGGCAGAAGGTCTGTTTCGGCGCGGGCGAGGCGGCGCGCTTTTTGCGTGAGGTTGTCGCGGAGCTGGGTGCTGAGCGTGTCATGGTGATCGCTTCGGGTTCGCAGCGTGAGGTCGCTCGCCGAATTGCGGCGGATGTCCCGGTGGCGGTGTGGCATGACGAAGTGCGGATGCATGTTCCGAAGGATGTTGCGGATAGGGCCCGCGATGTTGCGGCTGAGGTTGCAGCGGATGCTGTGGTGAGCGTGGGTGGCGGTTCCGCGACGGGGCTCGCCAAGGCGGTTGCGCTGCAACATAAGATCCCGGTGATCGCGGTGCCGACAACATTTTCAGGTTCTGAGGCGACCGCCATGTGGGGGGAGACCAGCGAGGGGCGCAAAGTCACGGGAGTGGATGACGCGGTCCGTCCGTTCGCGGTGATCTATGACGCGAAGCTGTTAGCGGGCCTGCCCGTGGAGCTTGAGGTGAGTTCATGCTTGAACGCGGTGGCGCATTGTGTGGATTCCATGTGGGCGCCGCGAGCGAACCCGCTGAACCAAGCCATTGCGATCGAGGGGCTGCGCGCTCTTACGGAAAGCATGCCCCGCATCGTGAGCTCACGTGTCGGCCTCTGTGTGGATGCTGAGGCTGATACGGACGCCGGAGTACCTGATGTGGGGGCGTTGGGGCAGGCGCTGTATGGCGCATACTTGGCGGGTGTTGCGTTCGCCTCGGCGGGGTCTGGTTTGCATCACAAGCTGTGCCACGTGATTGGTGGGGCGTTCGATACCCCGCACGCGTTGACGCACGCGACCGTGCTACCTTACGTGCTCGCGTTCAATGCGCCGGCGGTGCCGGACGTTGCGGCTAGGCTCGCGGGGGCGCTCGGCGGAGACGCCTCCGCGGATGACCCGGCCGCTGAGGCAGTGGACGCGTTGTTGCGGTTGTATGAGCGTGTTGACGCGCAGACCGGCTTAGCTGGGCAAGGTGCGAACGGGCGGAGCTCGAACAAGCAGGGTTTCGATGCGGCCGGAGTGGATCGCGCAGTGGAGTTGGCTTGGGGTGCGATCCCGGAGGGGAATCCGCGTGAAGTCACGCAGGATTCCTTGCGAGGTTTGCTGTTGCGCGTAGCGGAGGGTGCCTGA
- the pcaG gene encoding protocatechuate 3,4-dioxygenase subunit alpha, with protein MPKEKLVPTPGQTIGPFFGYAHPHEQVHLPWWDGQNLVPPGHPEAVRLTGTVYDGAGEPIPDAMLEIWQADENGNIVQNDGSLVRDGFTFTGFGRGIVDNVGTYTFSTVNPGPTEEGKAAFIAVVVFARGLLNKLHTRIYLPEDEEALANDPVLQSLDEDRRKTLIATRGEDGSLHFDIHLQGEKETVFFQFPGIDYPDN; from the coding sequence ATGCCTAAAGAGAAGCTTGTACCTACCCCTGGCCAGACGATCGGCCCGTTCTTCGGTTACGCCCACCCGCACGAGCAGGTCCACTTACCGTGGTGGGACGGCCAGAACCTTGTTCCACCGGGCCACCCTGAGGCTGTCCGCCTGACGGGCACGGTGTACGACGGCGCGGGCGAGCCGATCCCGGACGCGATGCTGGAGATCTGGCAGGCCGATGAGAACGGCAACATCGTGCAGAACGACGGCTCGCTGGTGCGCGACGGCTTCACGTTCACCGGTTTTGGTCGCGGCATCGTCGATAACGTCGGCACCTACACGTTCTCGACCGTGAACCCTGGCCCTACCGAAGAAGGCAAGGCGGCGTTCATCGCGGTGGTCGTGTTCGCCCGCGGCCTGCTGAACAAGCTGCACACCCGCATCTACCTCCCGGAGGATGAAGAAGCGCTCGCGAATGACCCGGTGTTGCAGTCCCTGGATGAGGATCGCCGCAAGACCCTCATCGCTACCCGCGGCGAGGACGGTTCCCTGCACTTCGACATCCACCTGCAGGGTGAAAAGGAAACGGTGTTCTTCCAGTTCCCAGGGATCGACTACCCTGACAACTAA
- the pcaC gene encoding 4-carboxymuconolactone decarboxylase, whose protein sequence is MQDGSAQNGAATLQEVFDNGMKVRREVLSDAHVDRANANKDEFSEDFQDLISKYAWGTIWTRPGLDRRMRSAVTLTAMVAGGYWEELAMHVKAARRNGVTVEEIKEILLQTAIYCSVPAANVAFKTAKEALAEYDAEQ, encoded by the coding sequence GTGCAGGATGGTTCCGCACAGAACGGTGCGGCGACGTTGCAGGAAGTTTTCGATAACGGCATGAAGGTGCGCCGCGAAGTGCTCTCGGATGCGCACGTGGACCGCGCGAACGCGAACAAGGACGAGTTCAGTGAGGACTTCCAGGACCTCATCAGCAAGTACGCGTGGGGCACTATTTGGACTCGCCCTGGACTGGATCGGCGTATGCGTTCGGCGGTGACGCTGACCGCGATGGTCGCTGGCGGGTATTGGGAAGAGCTCGCGATGCACGTCAAGGCCGCCCGCCGCAACGGCGTCACTGTGGAGGAGATCAAGGAGATCCTGTTGCAGACCGCGATCTACTGCTCGGTACCTGCCGCCAACGTGGCGTTCAAGACCGCTAAGGAAGCCCTCGCCGAGTACGACGCCGAACAGTAA